In a single window of the Nicotiana tomentosiformis chromosome 8, ASM39032v3, whole genome shotgun sequence genome:
- the LOC104087970 gene encoding protein LOL1 isoform X1, with translation MPVPLAPYPTPPTPFTPPANGTQSQLVCSGCRNLLLYPVGATSVCCAVCNAVTAVPPPGTEMAQLVCGGCHTLLMYIRGATSVQCSCCHTVNLAMEANQVAHVNCGNCRMLLMYQYGARSVKCAVCNFVTSVGVSTSTIEQKLNS, from the exons ATGCCAGTTCCTCTTGCTCCATATCCTACACCACCAACGCCATTTACACCGCCTGCTAACG GTACACAGAGCCAGCTCGTGTGCTCTGGATGTAGAAATCTTTTACTCTATCCAGTTGGAGCAACATCTGTCTGCTGTGCAGTTTGCAATGCAGTCACAGCAGTACCACCTCCTG GCACTGAGATGGCTCAGTTGGTTTGCGGAGGCTGCCACACATTACTAATGTACATTCGTGGAGCAACAAGCGTGCAGTGTTCTTGTTGTCACACAGTCAATTTAGCTATGGAAG CAAATCAGGTGGCACATGTGAATTGTGGCAACTGCCGCATGCTGTTGATGTACCAATATGGGGCACGATCAGTGAAATGTGCAGTGTGCAATTTTGTGACATCGGTAGGG GTTTCAACGAGCACAATTGAGCAAAAGCTTAACAGCTAA
- the LOC104087970 gene encoding protein LOL1 isoform X2: MPVPLAPYPTPPTPFTPPANGTQSQLVCSGCRNLLLYPVGATSVCCAVCNAVTAVPPPGTEMAQLVCGGCHTLLMYIRGATSVQCSCCHTVNLAMEANQVAHVNCGNCRMLLMYQYGARSVKCAVCNFVTSVSTSTIEQKLNS; this comes from the exons ATGCCAGTTCCTCTTGCTCCATATCCTACACCACCAACGCCATTTACACCGCCTGCTAACG GTACACAGAGCCAGCTCGTGTGCTCTGGATGTAGAAATCTTTTACTCTATCCAGTTGGAGCAACATCTGTCTGCTGTGCAGTTTGCAATGCAGTCACAGCAGTACCACCTCCTG GCACTGAGATGGCTCAGTTGGTTTGCGGAGGCTGCCACACATTACTAATGTACATTCGTGGAGCAACAAGCGTGCAGTGTTCTTGTTGTCACACAGTCAATTTAGCTATGGAAG CAAATCAGGTGGCACATGTGAATTGTGGCAACTGCCGCATGCTGTTGATGTACCAATATGGGGCACGATCAGTGAAATGTGCAGTGTGCAATTTTGTGACATCG GTTTCAACGAGCACAATTGAGCAAAAGCTTAACAGCTAA
- the LOC104087970 gene encoding protein LSD1 isoform X3 — protein MPVPLAPYPTPPTPFTPPANGTQSQLVCSGCRNLLLYPVGATSVCCAVCNAVTAVPPPGTEMAQLVCGGCHTLLMYIRGATSVQCSCCHTVNLAMEANQVAHVNCGNCRMLLMYQYGARSVKCAVCNFVTSCSLDNTGFNEHN, from the exons ATGCCAGTTCCTCTTGCTCCATATCCTACACCACCAACGCCATTTACACCGCCTGCTAACG GTACACAGAGCCAGCTCGTGTGCTCTGGATGTAGAAATCTTTTACTCTATCCAGTTGGAGCAACATCTGTCTGCTGTGCAGTTTGCAATGCAGTCACAGCAGTACCACCTCCTG GCACTGAGATGGCTCAGTTGGTTTGCGGAGGCTGCCACACATTACTAATGTACATTCGTGGAGCAACAAGCGTGCAGTGTTCTTGTTGTCACACAGTCAATTTAGCTATGGAAG CAAATCAGGTGGCACATGTGAATTGTGGCAACTGCCGCATGCTGTTGATGTACCAATATGGGGCACGATCAGTGAAATGTGCAGTGTGCAATTTTGTGACATCG TGTTCACTGGATAATACAGGTTTCAACGAGCACAATTGA
- the LOC138897470 gene encoding uncharacterized protein: MGFGERWIRLIKFSLTTVKYSLFINRSPIGFFSPQKGIRQGDPLSPFLFIIAMEGLSKMLDKARQLEWIEGFRINNNSWNSISVSHLLYADGTLIFCGAEKLQLQHNELMSCDIGSFPTTYLGLPLGAKHKSVEAWNAVIEKVEKRLATWQMQYLSMGGRVTLINSVLDNIPI, from the exons ATGGGGTTTGGTGAAAGATGGATAAGGTTGATCAAGTTCAGCCTAACCACTGTCAAGTATTCACTCTTTATTAATAGATCTCCAATTGGCTTTTTCTCCCCTCAGAAAGGGATTAGGCAGGGAGACCCTCTTTCACCTTTTCTCTTCATCATAGCAATGGAAGGCTTGAGCAAAATGCTTGATAAAGCAAGACAATTAGAATGGATTGAAGGGTTCAGGATAAACAACAATTCGTGGAATTCAATCTCAGTCTCCCATCTACTATATGCAGATGGCACACTAATCTTCTGTGGGGCTGAAAAACTGCAACTGCA ACATAATGAGTTAATGAGTTGTGACATTGGCTCATTTCCTACTACCTATCTTGGACTTCCCTTGGGAGCCAAACATAAGTCAGTGGAGGCATGGAATGCTGTGATTGAGAAAGTGGAGAAAAGATTAGCAACTTGGCAGATGCAATATCTCTCAATGGGTGGAAGGGTGACTCTGATTAATAGTGTCCTGGACAACATACCAATTTAA
- the LOC104087969 gene encoding ferredoxin C 2, chloroplastic isoform X1, whose product MDLLQPPCSACTSPLLRRLSSLNSVNFSLNSVKCRRKTTPKFQTPVAGQNGSSYSPSVPTHKVTVLDRQRGVVHEFLVPEDQYILHTAEAQNIALPFACRHGCCTSCAVRVKSGQLRQPEALGISAELKSKGYALLCVGFPSSDLEVETQDEDEVYWLQFGRYFARGPIERDDYALELAMGDE is encoded by the exons ATGGATCTTCTTCAACCTCCTTGTAGCGCTTGCACTTCCCCTCTTCTCCGGCGACTATCTTCTCTCAATTCCGTCAACTTCTCTTTGAATTCCGTCAAATGCCGCCGCAAAACTACTCCGAAGTTTCAAACTCCCGTCGCCGGCCAAAATGGTAGCAGCTATTCTCCCTCAGTTCCCACACATAAAGTCACCGTTCTCGACCGCCAACGTGGCGTGGTTCACGAATTCCTCGTCCCCGAG GACCAATATATATTGCATACAGCAGAGGCTCAGAACATTGCGCTTCCATTCGCTTGCAGGCATG GATGTTGTACGAGCTGTGCTGTTCGTGTAAAATCAGGGCAACTTAGACAACCCGAGGCACTGGGGATTTCTGCAGAGCTGAAGTCTAAG GGTTATGCACTTCTTTGTGTGGGATTTCCGTCATCTGACCTTGAAGTTGAAACACAGGATGAAGATGAG GTATATTGGCTTCAATTTGGGAGATATTTTGCTCGAGGACCTATT GAGAGAGATGATTATGCATTGGAATTAGCAATGGGAGATGAATAA
- the LOC104087969 gene encoding ferredoxin C 2, chloroplastic isoform X2, producing MDLLQPPCSACTSPLLRRLSSLNSVNFSLNSVKCRRKTTPKFQTPVAGQNGSSYSPSVPTHKVTVLDRQRGVVHEFLVPEDQYILHTAEAQNIALPFACRHGCCTSCAVRVKSGQLRQPEALGISAELKSKVYWLQFGRYFARGPIERDDYALELAMGDE from the exons ATGGATCTTCTTCAACCTCCTTGTAGCGCTTGCACTTCCCCTCTTCTCCGGCGACTATCTTCTCTCAATTCCGTCAACTTCTCTTTGAATTCCGTCAAATGCCGCCGCAAAACTACTCCGAAGTTTCAAACTCCCGTCGCCGGCCAAAATGGTAGCAGCTATTCTCCCTCAGTTCCCACACATAAAGTCACCGTTCTCGACCGCCAACGTGGCGTGGTTCACGAATTCCTCGTCCCCGAG GACCAATATATATTGCATACAGCAGAGGCTCAGAACATTGCGCTTCCATTCGCTTGCAGGCATG GATGTTGTACGAGCTGTGCTGTTCGTGTAAAATCAGGGCAACTTAGACAACCCGAGGCACTGGGGATTTCTGCAGAGCTGAAGTCTAAG GTATATTGGCTTCAATTTGGGAGATATTTTGCTCGAGGACCTATT GAGAGAGATGATTATGCATTGGAATTAGCAATGGGAGATGAATAA